A DNA window from Bacteroidia bacterium contains the following coding sequences:
- the hppD gene encoding 4-hydroxyphenylpyruvate dioxygenase — protein sequence MSKQVKNVEYGLEKIFEGAQDFLPLLGTDHVEFYVGNAKQTSHYYKTAFGFQSLAYAGLETGVRDKASYVLKQDKIRLVLTTPLNSASPINDHLRKHGDGVKVIALWVEDATAAFEETTKRGAKPFMKPTLEKDEHGEVVRSGIHTYGETVHIFVERKNYKGPFLPGYQEWKSDYNPSSVGLKFIDHMVGNVGWGEMNTWVKWYEDVMGFVNFLSFDDKTIHTEYSALMSKVMSNGNGRIKFPINEPAKGKKKSQIEEYIDFYEGPGAQHIAVATDNIIDTVSQLRARGVEFLSTPPPAYYEEIPKRLGKHMEMMKEDIKVLASLGILVDADEEGYLLQIFTKPVEDRPTLFYEIIQRMGARGFGAGNFKALFESIEREQMKRGTL from the coding sequence ATGTCAAAGCAGGTTAAAAATGTAGAATACGGACTGGAGAAGATCTTTGAGGGAGCTCAGGATTTTTTGCCTTTACTGGGTACAGATCATGTGGAGTTTTATGTGGGAAATGCAAAGCAGACCTCTCACTATTACAAAACTGCATTCGGTTTTCAATCTCTGGCGTATGCAGGCCTGGAGACCGGAGTACGAGACAAAGCTTCTTATGTACTGAAACAAGATAAGATCCGGCTGGTGCTAACCACTCCCCTCAACAGTGCTTCTCCGATCAATGACCATCTGCGAAAACACGGCGACGGGGTAAAAGTGATTGCCCTTTGGGTAGAAGACGCTACAGCAGCTTTTGAAGAAACAACCAAACGTGGAGCAAAACCGTTCATGAAACCTACGCTGGAAAAAGATGAACATGGTGAAGTTGTTCGCAGCGGAATCCATACTTATGGAGAGACGGTTCACATTTTTGTTGAACGGAAAAATTACAAAGGCCCCTTTTTACCGGGGTATCAGGAATGGAAGTCTGACTACAACCCTTCGTCTGTTGGATTAAAATTTATTGATCATATGGTGGGAAACGTAGGCTGGGGAGAAATGAACACCTGGGTGAAATGGTATGAGGATGTCATGGGCTTTGTGAACTTTCTATCGTTCGACGACAAGACCATTCACACCGAATATTCTGCTCTGATGTCAAAGGTGATGTCTAATGGGAATGGCCGGATAAAATTTCCGATCAATGAGCCGGCAAAGGGAAAGAAAAAATCTCAGATTGAAGAGTATATCGACTTTTACGAAGGTCCCGGAGCGCAGCATATTGCTGTGGCCACGGATAATATCATTGATACCGTTTCCCAATTACGTGCACGTGGTGTAGAATTTTTGTCAACCCCTCCCCCCGCCTATTATGAAGAAATTCCGAAACGACTTGGGAAGCACATGGAGATGATGAAAGAAGACATCAAGGTGCTCGCCAGTTTGGGAATTTTAGTGGATGCGGATGAAGAAGGTTATTTATTACAGATCTTCACTAAGCCGGTTGAGGACAGGCCCACCCTATTCTATGAGATCATTCAGCGCATGGGCGCACGCGGTTTCGGTGCAGGGAATTTCAAGGCCCTCTTTGAGTCCATTGAGCGGGAGCAAATGAAACGGGGAACATTGTAA
- a CDS encoding nicotinate-nucleotide adenylyltransferase, producing the protein MKIGLYFGTFNPIHIGHMAIAGYMLSFGGLDKVWFIVTPRNPLKKKDSLLPEVQRLRMVREAIGDDTRFKASDVEFKLSQPNYTIHTLTYLQEQFPKEEFLLILGSDNLEGFLKWKNAGRILEKHQLLVYPRPGHEGGALKDHPRVKLLPAPLMDISSTFIRGAIAAGKDVKHFLPEAVWKYIGEMGFFRP; encoded by the coding sequence GTGAAGATCGGACTGTATTTCGGCACATTTAACCCCATTCACATTGGCCACATGGCCATTGCCGGTTACATGTTAAGTTTCGGTGGGCTCGACAAAGTCTGGTTCATCGTAACCCCCCGGAATCCTCTTAAGAAAAAAGACTCGCTTTTGCCGGAGGTGCAGCGGTTGCGGATGGTGCGGGAGGCGATTGGTGACGATACCCGTTTTAAAGCATCAGATGTAGAGTTCAAGCTGTCGCAGCCCAATTACACCATCCATACATTGACCTACCTGCAGGAACAGTTTCCGAAAGAAGAATTTCTACTGATTCTGGGCAGCGATAACCTGGAAGGTTTCCTGAAGTGGAAAAATGCCGGCCGGATTCTGGAAAAGCACCAATTACTGGTCTATCCGAGGCCCGGGCACGAGGGCGGAGCGCTGAAGGATCATCCCCGGGTAAAATTGCTCCCCGCCCCCCTGATGGATATCTCCAGTACTTTTATCCGGGGTGCCATTGCCGCAGGGAAAGATGTGAAGCACTTTCTTCCGGAAGCTGTGTGGAAATACATCGGCGAAATGGGATTTTTCAGGCCGTAA
- the purQ gene encoding phosphoribosylformylglycinamidine synthase subunit PurQ: MKFGVVIFPGSNCDQDMIYVLRDIMGQEVKELWHKEHSLKQCDFIVLPGGFSYGDYLRSGAIARFSPVMHEVMEFAGKGGPVLGVCNGFQILCEAGLVPGALLHNTERKFTCRNVFIKAQNHDSLITSAVPRDKALKIPVAHGEGNYFNDAASLKKMNENGQILFRYCDESGNVTPESNPNGSLENIAGVCNEGKNVFGMMPHPERASDPNLGNTDGRFLFESMIRMVTA; encoded by the coding sequence ATGAAATTCGGTGTTGTTATTTTTCCGGGATCCAATTGTGATCAGGATATGATATATGTTCTCCGGGATATCATGGGACAGGAGGTAAAGGAGCTTTGGCACAAGGAACACTCTCTGAAGCAGTGTGATTTTATCGTACTGCCCGGCGGGTTTTCCTACGGTGATTACCTGCGTTCCGGGGCGATCGCACGTTTTTCTCCCGTTATGCACGAAGTGATGGAATTTGCGGGAAAAGGCGGACCGGTCCTCGGGGTGTGTAACGGATTCCAGATCCTTTGTGAAGCAGGCCTGGTACCCGGCGCTCTACTCCATAACACAGAGAGAAAATTTACCTGCAGAAATGTTTTCATCAAAGCCCAAAACCATGATTCGCTGATTACCTCTGCCGTTCCGCGCGACAAGGCGCTGAAAATTCCGGTCGCCCACGGAGAAGGAAATTATTTCAACGATGCGGCTTCACTTAAAAAGATGAATGAGAACGGGCAGATCCTTTTCCGGTACTGCGATGAGAGCGGTAATGTTACTCCGGAATCCAATCCCAACGGATCACTGGAAAATATTGCCGGTGTCTGCAATGAGGGGAAGAATGTATTCGGAATGATGCCTCACCCGGAGCGTGCCTCAGATCCGAACCTGGGCAACACGGATGGTCGCTTTCTTTTCGAAAGCATGATCCGTATGGTTACGGCCTGA
- a CDS encoding homogentisate 1,2-dioxygenase: protein MPIYHKSGRIPHKRHVVFQSPGKKHYYEQLFGTEGFSGMSSLLYHVHRPTQIKEILKSYSVEPKIAVGKNIRPMLLEGFSVKPKEDFLESRVPLLVNNDVYLGLAAPTKSLKGYFYKNADADELLFIHRGSGTLRTMMGNIDFKYGDYLIIPRGMIYQIEFDGKDNRLLYLESFSPIYTPKRYRNHFGQLLEHSPFCERDFKLPKKLETHDKKGNFLIKIRKEGMIHEVVYATHPFDVVGWDGYNFPYGFSIHDFEPITGRVHQPPPVHQNFETDTYVICSFCPRLYDYHPKAIPAPYNHSNIDSDEVLYYIDGDFMSRNNIKQGHITLHPKGIPHGPAPGAMERSIGQKETQELAVMVDTFKPLKVTEAAMKIDDGKYYKSWTE from the coding sequence ATGCCTATCTATCATAAATCCGGCAGAATCCCGCATAAACGACACGTGGTATTCCAGTCGCCCGGAAAGAAACACTATTACGAGCAGTTGTTCGGAACAGAAGGATTTTCAGGAATGTCTTCCCTGCTCTATCATGTGCACCGGCCTACGCAGATCAAGGAGATTTTGAAGTCTTATTCCGTGGAACCAAAGATTGCCGTTGGTAAAAATATCCGCCCAATGCTTCTGGAAGGTTTCAGCGTTAAGCCAAAAGAAGATTTTCTGGAAAGCCGTGTTCCGTTGCTCGTAAATAACGATGTATATCTCGGATTGGCAGCACCTACGAAAAGTTTGAAAGGCTATTTCTACAAAAATGCAGATGCAGATGAACTGCTTTTCATTCACAGAGGTTCCGGAACATTGCGTACCATGATGGGGAATATTGATTTTAAATACGGCGACTACCTGATCATTCCTCGCGGGATGATCTATCAGATCGAATTTGACGGAAAAGACAACCGTTTACTGTATCTCGAATCTTTTTCACCTATTTATACCCCTAAGAGATACCGGAATCACTTCGGACAATTGCTGGAACATTCCCCTTTCTGTGAACGCGATTTCAAACTTCCCAAAAAACTGGAGACTCATGATAAGAAAGGGAACTTTCTTATAAAGATCCGAAAGGAAGGCATGATCCATGAAGTGGTGTATGCCACACATCCTTTTGATGTTGTTGGATGGGACGGATACAATTTTCCATATGGATTCTCCATCCATGATTTTGAACCAATAACCGGAAGAGTACACCAACCTCCTCCTGTACATCAGAATTTTGAAACAGATACTTATGTTATTTGTTCCTTTTGTCCGAGATTGTATGATTACCACCCAAAAGCTATTCCGGCACCTTACAATCACAGCAACATTGACTCGGACGAGGTGCTGTATTATATTGACGGGGATTTCATGAGCCGGAATAATATCAAGCAGGGTCATATTACATTGCATCCAAAAGGAATTCCTCATGGTCCTGCCCCCGGGGCGATGGAACGATCCATCGGTCAAAAAGAAACTCAGGAATTGGCGGTGATGGTTGACACGTTCAAACCTCTCAAAGTCACGGAAGCAGCCATGAAAATTGACGATGGGAAATATTATAAAAGCTGGACGGAATAA